One Wenzhouxiangella sp. XN24 genomic window carries:
- a CDS encoding Tar ligand binding domain-containing protein: MFRKLTISARLYGLMGILSLTLIGVGMAGINGMQKLTVDMEDMYQLNLKGSASLGEIEVLLNQNIIEIFDGMQHDPRLAQTFADGHGVDRHVGRMEARTAEINQIFDTYVREMVATDAGRQAAAELDAARQAFVNEHMAPLVTMMENGDYDRASRALIARTLPAFRGEVVPRIDAMVEQKAVYAGDQYEHALEEYQAQRWFTIIAITIGVLLAGFLGWVVIARSFARPVNEVVAAANKMAAGDFDFEVHAANSEDEVGKLVTAVNSVQHSVQGFIGQMSHMSSEHDKGDIDVMIAAEDFEGDYRTMAEGVNGMVNGHIAVKKKAMACVAEFGRGNFEAELEKFPGKKRFINDTIEKVRENLKALIVDANMLSEAALAGKLATRADAKRHEGDFRKIVEGVNATLDAVVVPVNEVKRVMVALSEGDLTQKIQGNYQGDFKVLQEAVDDSIDKLNSLISGIKGSADAINTAAKE; this comes from the coding sequence GGCTTGATGGGCATTCTCTCGCTGACGCTTATCGGGGTCGGCATGGCCGGCATCAACGGCATGCAGAAGCTCACGGTCGACATGGAAGACATGTATCAATTGAATCTCAAGGGCTCCGCGAGCCTCGGAGAGATCGAAGTCTTGCTGAACCAGAACATCATCGAGATATTCGACGGCATGCAGCATGATCCGAGACTCGCGCAGACCTTTGCAGACGGCCACGGCGTCGACCGCCACGTCGGCAGAATGGAAGCGCGAACGGCCGAGATCAACCAGATCTTCGACACCTACGTGCGGGAGATGGTCGCAACTGACGCGGGTCGCCAGGCCGCCGCGGAACTCGACGCCGCACGCCAGGCATTCGTCAACGAGCACATGGCGCCCCTGGTCACCATGATGGAGAACGGTGACTACGATCGCGCCTCCCGGGCCCTCATTGCACGCACGCTGCCGGCATTCCGCGGCGAGGTCGTTCCCAGGATCGACGCCATGGTCGAGCAAAAAGCGGTATACGCGGGCGATCAGTACGAGCATGCGCTGGAGGAATACCAGGCGCAACGCTGGTTCACCATCATCGCCATCACGATCGGCGTGCTGCTGGCCGGCTTCCTCGGCTGGGTCGTGATCGCCCGGTCCTTTGCCCGTCCCGTGAACGAAGTCGTGGCGGCGGCCAACAAGATGGCCGCAGGTGACTTCGACTTCGAGGTCCACGCGGCCAACAGCGAGGACGAGGTCGGCAAGCTCGTCACCGCGGTGAACTCGGTACAGCACAGTGTGCAGGGCTTCATCGGCCAGATGTCCCACATGTCGTCCGAGCACGACAAGGGCGACATCGACGTGATGATCGCGGCCGAGGACTTCGAGGGCGACTACCGCACCATGGCCGAAGGCGTGAACGGCATGGTCAACGGCCACATCGCCGTGAAGAAGAAGGCCATGGCCTGCGTCGCCGAGTTCGGCCGCGGCAACTTTGAAGCCGAGCTGGAGAAGTTCCCCGGCAAGAAGCGCTTCATCAACGACACCATCGAGAAGGTCCGCGAGAACCTCAAGGCGCTGATCGTCGATGCCAACATGCTCTCCGAGGCCGCCCTGGCCGGCAAGCTCGCGACGCGTGCCGATGCCAAGCGCCATGAAGGCGACTTCCGCAAGATCGTCGAAGGCGTCAACGCTACCCTCGATGCGGTCGTCGTGCCGGTCAACGAGGTCAAGCGCGTCATGGTGGCGCTCAGTGAGGGCGACCTCACGCAGAAGATCCAGGGCAACTACCAGGGCGACTTCAAGGTCCTGCAGGAAGCCGTCGATGACTCCATCGACAAGCTCAACAGCCTGATCTCCGGCATCAAGGGCTCGGCAGATGCGATCAACACCGCCGCCAAGGAGAT